From Cellulomonas oligotrophica, a single genomic window includes:
- a CDS encoding glycosyltransferase family 4 protein: protein MTTPAAPTTSVEVVFRAERDVTTWSARHARGEVPGRWPYGLDLLERTGVPVATASLPEPGRAAVLRARARDLLHRGPRTGTDLGIAWDENLARRMLVLAPHARMHAGAIWLTDAHAADPTSDRVRRTVALLRRMDGVFVNSRAQVEPLRRALGPGGPPVAFFTFGVDADFFPARPPAERPLVVSIGGDRDRDPSTLFAALEAVHAARPDVEIVVQNASDVPPPAGVTKIPRLTHVELRDLYARASVVAVATRPNLHMSGLTVSLESMATARPVVLTATPGVEDYVEDGVNGLLVPPRDPRALAGRVLDLLADPDAAAATGVRARARLEERFTSAHMVAGMAAAVGLPPGP, encoded by the coding sequence ATGACGACGCCCGCCGCCCCGACGACGTCCGTCGAGGTCGTGTTCCGCGCCGAGCGGGACGTCACGACGTGGAGCGCGCGCCACGCCCGCGGCGAGGTGCCGGGCCGCTGGCCCTACGGGCTCGACCTGCTCGAGCGCACGGGCGTGCCCGTCGCCACGGCGAGCCTGCCCGAGCCGGGGCGCGCCGCGGTGCTCAGGGCCCGTGCGCGCGACCTGCTGCACCGCGGGCCGCGCACCGGCACCGACCTGGGCATCGCGTGGGACGAGAACCTCGCCCGCCGCATGCTCGTGCTCGCCCCGCACGCCCGCATGCACGCCGGCGCGATCTGGCTGACGGACGCCCACGCCGCCGACCCCACGTCCGACCGGGTGCGGCGCACCGTCGCGCTGCTGCGGCGGATGGACGGGGTCTTCGTCAACAGCCGCGCCCAGGTGGAGCCGCTGCGGCGCGCCCTCGGCCCGGGCGGCCCGCCCGTCGCCTTCTTCACGTTCGGGGTCGACGCGGACTTCTTCCCCGCGCGACCGCCCGCCGAGCGACCGCTCGTCGTGAGCATCGGCGGCGACCGGGACCGTGACCCGTCCACCCTGTTCGCGGCCCTCGAGGCCGTGCACGCCGCGCGCCCCGACGTCGAGATCGTCGTGCAGAACGCGTCGGACGTGCCGCCCCCCGCGGGCGTCACCAAGATCCCCCGGCTCACGCACGTCGAGCTGCGCGACCTGTACGCGCGGGCGAGCGTCGTCGCCGTCGCGACCCGGCCCAACCTGCACATGTCGGGCCTGACGGTGTCGCTGGAGTCCATGGCGACCGCCCGGCCTGTGGTCCTCACGGCCACCCCCGGCGTCGAGGACTACGTCGAGGACGGCGTCAACGGGCTGCTGGTGCCGCCGCGCGACCCGCGGGCGCTGGCCGGGCGCGTGCTCGACCTGCTGGCCGACCCCGACGCGGCGGCCGCCACGGGCGTCCGGGCGCGGGCGCGCCTGGAGGAGCGGTTCACGTCCGCGCACATGGTCGCGGGCATGGCCGCGGCCGTGGGACTGCCCCCGGGACCCTGA
- a CDS encoding glycosyltransferase: MTTDQTVPVTVLESFPAPRRTTNPYLARLPAELPPDVRAVTFSWRTALVGRYDVFHVHWPEKLMRASTRPRTLVKQLAAAALLARLALTRTPVVRTLHNTDPHEPGGRVERLLLRAVDRRTATWIMLTPDTVRPATASPGSTAVTIPHPHYRDWYATAARTAPRPGRLLYFGLVRPYKGVEDLLAAFADVDDDELTLHVVGSPESPALRDAIAAQAATDARVGLRLEYADDDVLAAEVGAAQVVVLPYRRLQNSGAALLALSLDRPVLVPAGATATRLAAETGPGWVTTFDGTLTPADLTRALEAAAALDLGTARPDLSTRDWPGVAAAHADVFRACARRAPHPTPAGAAR, encoded by the coding sequence ATGACCACCGACCAGACCGTGCCGGTGACCGTCCTGGAGTCGTTCCCCGCGCCCCGGCGCACCACCAACCCGTACCTGGCGCGGCTGCCCGCCGAGCTGCCGCCCGACGTGCGGGCCGTGACGTTCAGCTGGCGCACCGCGCTCGTCGGCCGCTACGACGTGTTCCACGTGCACTGGCCGGAGAAGCTCATGCGGGCCTCCACGCGCCCGCGCACGCTGGTCAAGCAGCTCGCCGCCGCCGCGCTGCTGGCCCGGCTCGCGCTGACCCGCACGCCCGTGGTGCGCACCCTGCACAACACCGACCCGCACGAGCCCGGCGGGCGCGTCGAGCGCCTGCTGCTGCGCGCCGTGGACCGGCGCACCGCGACGTGGATCATGCTCACGCCCGACACCGTGCGCCCGGCGACGGCGAGCCCCGGCTCGACGGCCGTGACGATCCCCCACCCGCACTACCGCGACTGGTACGCGACCGCCGCGCGCACCGCGCCACGGCCCGGCCGGCTGCTCTACTTCGGCCTGGTCCGCCCCTACAAGGGCGTCGAGGACCTGCTCGCGGCGTTCGCCGACGTCGACGACGACGAGCTGACGCTGCACGTCGTCGGCAGCCCCGAGTCCCCGGCGCTGCGCGACGCGATCGCCGCGCAGGCCGCGACCGACGCACGGGTCGGCCTGCGCCTGGAGTACGCGGACGACGACGTGCTGGCCGCCGAGGTCGGCGCGGCGCAGGTCGTGGTGCTGCCGTACCGGCGCCTGCAGAACTCCGGGGCCGCGCTGCTCGCGCTGTCGCTGGACCGCCCGGTGCTGGTGCCCGCCGGCGCGACCGCGACCCGCCTCGCGGCGGAGACCGGCCCGGGCTGGGTCACCACCTTCGACGGCACGCTGACCCCGGCCGACCTCACGCGCGCGCTCGAGGCCGCGGCCGCGCTGGACCTCGGCACCGCCCGGCCCGACCTGAGCACCCGCGACTGGCCCGGCGTCGCGGCCGCCCACGCCGACGTGTTCCGCGCCTGCGCCCGCCGCGCACCGCACCCGACGCCCGCAGGAGCCGCCCGATGA
- a CDS encoding O-antigen ligase family protein, with product MTATTTPAARDVPVPGAGPAAPPSATQPADAQPAAVAVPARVRVSTRLVAVGAVAALTLEMPLVDAFTTAVLVPLALTPVWWSATRRFVGARTLLALTGLALLTGLWLSASASATHTVDPTLLRAHVLLMLGGVAGIGLLLWARTVVPVRVVALSAAAGLVMRLALEPINPANPWKYNFSYALTVLALALVVRRRPRPAEITLLLLIAAVSMLNDSRSAFATLVLAALLVLWQLRPRTLGRRANAITTLAFFGAVTACVYSAGTNLILEGYLGEETQQRSIAQVEASGSLLLGGRPEWGASVALFAERPAGYGIGVVANLDDILVAKSGMAALNYDPNNGYVENYMFGGEIKLHSVLADLWSRHGPVGLVLAGWMLGLAVWSLASAVARRVATGLVIYLACLMLWNFAFGPIYSAMPILVLAFGLLLLPRRGVDAGHATLDERPA from the coding sequence GTGACGGCGACGACCACGCCCGCCGCCCGGGACGTGCCCGTGCCCGGCGCGGGGCCGGCCGCACCGCCGTCCGCCACCCAGCCGGCCGACGCCCAGCCGGCCGCCGTCGCGGTCCCGGCCCGGGTCCGCGTCTCGACCCGGCTCGTCGCCGTCGGTGCCGTCGCCGCGCTGACGCTCGAGATGCCGCTGGTCGACGCGTTCACCACGGCCGTGCTCGTACCCCTGGCGCTGACCCCCGTGTGGTGGTCCGCGACGCGCCGGTTCGTCGGGGCCCGCACCCTGCTCGCGCTCACGGGCCTGGCGCTGCTCACGGGCCTGTGGCTGTCGGCGTCGGCGTCGGCGACGCACACCGTCGACCCGACGCTGCTGCGCGCGCACGTGCTCCTGATGCTCGGCGGGGTCGCCGGGATCGGCCTGCTGCTGTGGGCCCGGACCGTCGTGCCCGTGCGGGTCGTGGCGCTCAGCGCGGCCGCGGGCCTCGTGATGCGCCTGGCGCTCGAGCCCATCAACCCCGCCAACCCGTGGAAGTACAACTTCTCCTACGCGTTGACGGTGCTCGCGCTCGCGCTCGTCGTGCGGCGGCGCCCGCGGCCGGCGGAGATCACGCTGCTGCTGCTCATCGCCGCGGTGAGCATGCTCAACGACTCCCGCTCGGCCTTCGCCACCCTGGTGCTGGCCGCGCTGCTGGTGCTGTGGCAGCTGCGCCCGCGCACCCTGGGGCGGCGGGCCAACGCGATCACCACCCTGGCGTTCTTCGGTGCGGTGACGGCCTGCGTGTACTCCGCCGGCACCAACCTCATCCTCGAGGGCTACCTCGGCGAGGAGACGCAGCAGCGGTCGATCGCGCAGGTCGAGGCGTCGGGCTCGCTGCTGCTCGGGGGGCGGCCCGAGTGGGGGGCGAGCGTCGCCCTGTTCGCGGAGCGGCCGGCCGGGTACGGCATCGGCGTCGTCGCGAACCTCGACGACATCCTCGTCGCGAAGTCCGGGATGGCCGCGCTGAACTACGACCCGAACAACGGCTACGTCGAGAACTACATGTTCGGCGGGGAGATCAAGCTGCACTCGGTGCTCGCGGACCTGTGGTCGCGGCACGGCCCCGTCGGCCTGGTGCTGGCCGGCTGGATGCTCGGCCTGGCGGTGTGGTCGCTGGCGAGCGCGGTCGCACGACGGGTCGCGACGGGCCTGGTCATCTACCTCGCGTGCCTCATGCTGTGGAACTTCGCGTTCGGCCCGATCTACAGCGCCATGCCCATCCTCGTGCTGGCGTTCGGCCTGCTCCTGCTGCCCCGCCGCGGCGTCGACGCCGGGCACGCCACCCTCGACGAGAGGCCCGCATGA